TGCCTGCAGAAGCAATCCTCGGGCTGGAACGATTGCTGGGCAAGATGACGGTGCAATACGACGGGCATCGTGCCTTCTATACGATGCCCGAAATTCGATATATCAAAGCGGGCAAAGAACACATTCTCGCAGGCTGGACACGGCAAGAGCCCCTGCATGTGCTCGGCCGCACAACGTCGCAGATTGCTCTGCTGACGAAAGCCGTCGCACCCCCCGTCGACCAGGACGCGATTACCCTGCTCACCTTTGAGACTGCGGATATCTACTGGCTCTATTTGGGCCATTCTTCCCTCGTCGGTCTGCATGTCCGAGAATACTTCTGCAGGATCGTATCGAAGTAAAACTCGGTGAGAACTTACTTCTGCTTCGCATCGGGGCCGACGTCTTCCGGTTTCAATTGTTTGAGCAGCCTCTTACCGCTGCGGCGGGTGTTTTTGATCGTGATATTCTCCGGCAGCAGCGTCCGCGAGCGGCTGCCCAGGCCGTGGCCTGTGACGATTTCTTCGCCTGCGTTGTCGATCAGTGTGTTGCCGTCGATGAGTACGTTTTGGACCTGCGCGTGTTGATGCAGTTCCGGGTCTGGCACACCCGCGCTCAAGGCAATCGCACCGTCGATCCGGTCGCCAACTCCTTCGATATGATTGCCGATGATCTGATGCCCTGCACCGACAACGCGAATGCCGCCGGAATGCCGGTCGCCGTCACCCAGGATCAGGTTTTCGCGAACGATGCAGTTATTTCCGTGCCGCAGTGTCAGAGCGCCGGCGCAGCCGAAGATGGTATTGCGTTCGTAAATATTGTCGCACGACTTGTTGGAGATGAGTTCCACTTCGCCGTCACAGTTTTCGAACAGGTTCTCAGTAACCACACATCGGGCTGATTTCATGGACGTTTCACTGGTGCCAATCCGCAGCGTTTCAAAACCGTTGCCGTCTCCCCGTGCCATATCGACGAAGTGATTGCCAGTGATGCGATGCGAGCCGACCTCCCCTTCTCCCACCAGCCAGACGACCAGCATGTTTCCCGAATGGTTCTTGCCGGCTAAGCGGCAGTGATCGACGCGGTGATGGTGTCCGTACAGGCTGAGCCAGGGATAGCGGACATCGATGTCTGCCGGATTATAGTCCGCAATCGTGCAGCCGGTCACCCGGTGATGCGAACCGGACACGCGGATGACGTGCCCCGACTTCAGGCTCCCGTTCTTAAAAGTGAATCCATCAAGCACACCATGCGCGCCGTACAGTCTGAGCGAAGACTCACCCGTCCACGCGACCTGGGAACGCACGGTGACCGGTTTCTCAGGCGTTCCCTTGAGGGTCAGTTTCAATGCGACGTGATGCCAGTCAGCGCCGACGATGGTGATGACATCCCCCGGCTGGGCCGACTCCGCAGCGGCCTTTAACCCGGACGGCGTTTCCACACGAAGCTCTTCCGCATTCGCGATGCCAGCCCAGGCTGTCATAACTAAAACGAGAGACACCAACACGCTCCGGATTGAGTGAAGAAAGAACGCTGGTTCCATCTCTGCCGAACGAGTCGACACTGGTACTCGATCTTTTTTTTTCACTGGTTCAATTTCTGGTTAATGAATGCGCTTATCGGGGCGAGATTTCTTACTTCCCCTTCTCTCTCTCAAACTTCACCAGAATATGTTGGTTCTCAGCGGTTGAAGAAAATTCAGTCGGACGATTCCGACCAGCAGGTGCGAAACACAACTTACGGGTATTCTTTTTGAGTTCGTAGATACCCCGCATCGTTTGTCCCTGGTCCTGCCCCGAAGTTGGTGTGAAATCAATCGTTTTGGGTTTCTGTGTCGGATCAATAGTGCTGGTTCCCTTGGCGACCTCGTTCCCTTCCGAGTGCAGGCTCCAGGTTCCATCAGATCCGTTGACCACCGTAAACTTAGTGGCGTCTGCAGCATCTGCTTTGTTACCATTGACTTCCAGGGTCTTGATCCTCCAGGTTCCTTCAATCAGCTTGTGGTCTTTTTTGATCGCGGCCTCTTTGGCATCGTCGGCAGAAGCAAGCGTAGTCATGGACATGAGCAGAGCGAGTGCTCCGCGAAACAGATATCCGAAATGAGCGCGTTTCATGATATTCCCCTGGGTAGAAGTCTAAATTAGCAGTCAACACACTTTGTACAACTCTCTATCCTAGAAGACCTGCAGGTGATCTACAATGTTTTTCATCACAGAAACCCAAAAGGGGGAGCCTTCAGAATCATGCCAGGGAACACAACATGACTGAGAAGAGTCCAGATGATTATCGCGAACCGCTGTCGAGCGAGGCCATCGCAGCATTAAGCGAAGAAGTCGCGGAACTGGTTGAATCTTGCCGGGGGATATTCGACCAGGATGAACTCGCGGGAGTCGATCATTACCTTAACCATAATGAGCCGGAAATGGCGTTCGAAGGACTGTTAATTGATCTGATCAATGCCAACAGAGTTCCAGATTCTTTCGATTCAGATCAATGGAAGAGGATCGCACAAACCGCCGGGTTACCTGCTGGCGGTGTATTTGATGAAGACATCTGGAACAAGTTTTGTATCTGGCTCGAAGAAAAACAATAACGGATTCATAATCTAAAGGTATCAGTTGCCTCAAACATCTGAACTTTCCCGAAATTAATGAAAGCACTTAACATGCAGAGACTTTCTTCCCACCAGCTGACCCGCTGTAGCGTGTTGATCGTTATTTCAGTGGTCTGCCAGGTCTCATCAGGCCAGGAACCAACTTCCCCCGACACACTTGACCGTCCGCTGCGGGTTCTGACGGCGAACATCTGGAACTATGCAGAGCCGTACGAACTTCGCATGAAACTACTGCGCGAGCAGATCACCGCACTGCAGCCTGATGTGATCGGCTTTCAGGAAGCGGGCTGGAAACCAAAAGAAGAACACCAGGTCAAACAGTTGCTGCGGGGCATGAACTACTTTATTGAACATGAATCCGATGGAGCCGATTCCAAAGAACGCCGCCTGCTGGATGTGGCGGTCGCGTCCCGCTGGCCTTTGAAACGCAAAGCATTTCATAGTCTGCCTGGCAGCGGGAAAGCGCTGGCAGTTGAGATCGCAGCACCACAGCCCATCGGGCGCCTGTTGTTTGTTTCCACATTCGGGACAGCGCGCTGGCAGTTCGACCGCGAACTCCAGCGCGAACGCGATGCCGTAGCGCTGGACCGTTTCGTTCGTGAAATCAGCGATCCCAACGGCTTCCCGCCGATCATTGCCGGCGACTTTGACGCCACACCGGACTCTGCCAGTATTCGTTATCTCACCGGACTTCAGAGTCTGGATGGACACAGCACGCATTACTATGATGCGTGGAAAGCAGCCGGAAACAGGGACGAAGGGAATACCTGGTCCACGCAGAATCACTATGCGAAAAAGACCACCGAACAGTTCTGGCGTCGCTCCGACCATCATCGCCGCATCGATTATATCTTTCTCGGTTCCCCTCACCATTATCGCGGATATGCACGTGTTGTCTCAACGCGCGTCGTACTCAATCAACCTGTCGGAAAAGACTGGCCCAGCGACCATTTCGGCGTTCTGGCAGAGATCGCGACGACACCAAAAGGCTCTGAAGCGACAGGCATCGACAAATAGCAATCATACAATTAACGCATTTTTCATGAGCCATGAACCAGCATCGTGCTTCCGTGGTCATTACAATTACTGATCAGTTCGATCATCTATAGTTCGTGAAAACTCCATCGACACGAAGAGATCAACCAGTGATTTCGTTTCAAATTAAAAAGTAAGGTTCATTTCAATCATGCGTTGGCATCTGATTTCAGGAATTGTGACTTCACTGTTCGGCCTGTTTTTAATCGCGGGCGGCCTGTTGATGCTCGGTTCGCTGGCGTACTACAATATTAAGCATGGGCCCATCGAATTCAGCAACGGTGAATACGCGGCGCTCGACAGCGTCGCCCTCACCTGGAAAAACATATTACGAGGCAGTGCCTCACTGCTTACAGGCATCGGCCTATCCATCGCGGGAGTCTGCTGGTTAAAACAAAAAATCCGCTACGGGCTGGTCCTGTTTATACTCTCAATGGCTTTTTCGGGAATCACGAGCGCAGTCATTCGCAATATGTAAAGCCATTCAGCCTATGCTTGGGAGCATCAGCGACGCCCCATGTAATAGAGACCGAGTTGAATGCCATGGCCAGCGGTTCAGACCACCGTCAGCAGGACTGGCTTGCCCTTCGTAATGACCAGGGTATGCTCGAACTGGGCTGACAAGTTTCCTGCCTCCCCTGCCAGGGTCCAGCCATCATTGCCTTCCGTGACGATTCTGCTTTTCGTTGACAGGAAAGGCTCGATGGTAATGACGAGCCCTTCATGCAAAACCCTGGTATCTCCTGGTACAAAATAACCGGGAATCTCACCAGGTTCTTCGTGCAGACCTCGCCCGACACCATGGCTACACAGATTGCGAATGATGCGAAAACCGGTTTGATTCGCGACTCTCTGAATCGATTTCCCGATCCCATTCAGCGGACGACCTGCCCTTGCAGCGTGACAGGCCTCGGTTAAAGCCATCTGAGTAGAAGCGATTAATTTGTCTTTGAGAGGATTACCCGGAGGCACTACGAAGGTGCCGCCCGTGTCTGCAAAATAGCCGTTCTTCTCGGCTGAGACATCAATGTTGACAACATCGCCTGGTTGAATCACCCGATTGCCGGGAATCCCGTGTGCCGCTTCCTCATTGATACTGATACAGGTATAACCGGGAAAATTGTATGTCAGTTTCGGAGCGGACCTGGCCCCGTGAGATTCCAGCAAGACTTTCCCCACCAGATCCAACTCTCCTGTGGTCATTCCCGGCTCTGCCTGTTCCATCATTTCCTGCAGGGTGACCGCGACGATTCTACCAATTTTCCTCAGTTCCCTCAGGTCTTTTGCAGTTTCGATTGTCACGAAATACTCCTCATTCGTTTTTAAACCAGTAATCCAGTGCACGACTTTAGCATAAACAGATCAAGTCGCAAACAGCTGCGTTTCGATATCTTTGAAGGCTTTGAACTCCAGGGCATTGCCGCTGGGATCCAGAAAAAACATCGTCGCCTGTTCCCCCGGCTGACCGGCAAAGCGAATGTAGGGTTCGATCACGAATTCTATATCCTGTTCGCGCAGTCGATCCGCCAGCGAATTCCAGCGATCCATCGTCAGCACCACCCCGAAATGGGGAACAGGCACACCATGACCGTCAACGGGGTTGGCGTGAGAAGCGATTTTGCCCTCGGGTCCCAAAGTCGGATTCAGGTGACAGACGACCTGGTGACCGAAGAAATTGAAATCGACCCACGTCTCGGCACTGCGACCTTCACTACAGCCCAGCAGTCCGCCATAAAAGGCTCTGGCTTCAGCAATGTCACGCACATGAAAGGCAAGATGAAACGGATCAACGGGCATAAGAATTCTCGGCTGCTGGAGTAAGTGGAAAGAAAACCTGTAACATCAATTTAACAGGCACATGCGGCAGCAGCAAGAAAAAGAGACAATCGTCACTCCCCTGCCTGGATCCCTTTTGCCTTGGTAATCAAAAAGTCTTCCAGTGAATCATACGGACTCTTTTCGGCAGGTATGTCAGGCGACGTCACCGTGCATTCCAGACCGAGCGCGTCCATCGCTGCCTTCAACTTGAGTCCCAGCAGCACATGGTGGACCCAGATCGCCGATTCCGTATCGCGTGTGACTTTGGACGCAGGGCGGCTATACGTCATAAAAACACTCACACGATCATCACTGTCGAGATGACTAATTGGTGACGCGTCCTGCATCAACGCTTTGACAGCAGGTTTATTAATGTCCGCCTCACCTTCAATATGATAGAAGGCCGGCATCGCAGGTCCCATCGCCAGATCGGGAACGCCAAACCATTTCCGAAAGGTATGAATATCATAGGTGGGCTGGCCATTCATTGCCCCCGCTGCCAGGACGCGTGTTGATTGACGGGCGATCGGATCGTCGCTATCCGGATCAGCCAGGTCATCATGAAAGGCGAGCCACAGACTGATGCCGGCTCCCGCGGAACCACCAAAGCAGACTACGCGCTCCGGGTCGAGATTCCATTCTTTCGCGCGATTTCGAATGGTTTGCAAGCCGCGGGCAGCATCGTGCATCTGCATGGGATACGGGCCCGTATCTGTCAGGCGATAATTCATCGCTGCGACAGCCACGCCCGCTTTGTGACAGGTTTCCACCAGCCCCCGTTTCAACAGCGATTTATCTCCCCCGCGAAATCCACCGCCATGAATAAACAGGACCAGCGGAGTCGGTTTCCTGGCATCGGGAACCGGCCACAGATCAAACCGCTGCAATGGATGATCGCCATAAGCGACATCAGGCACGGTCGCGACGACCCTGGGCGCATTATTACGTCGTGAGCGCGGCGTCCCTTTGTTCTGGTTGCCTGCCCGATATTTTCGCAGTTCTTCCCCACTTAATTTGCCATCTTTGTTCTCGTCGGCTTCGGGAAATCGCTGCAGCATGCGTTTAAGTCGCGCCTGCATTTCCGGACTGTTCTGTTGTTTTTTCACATGCGCCGCCAATTCACGGGCAGACAGAACTCCGTCTTTATTGGTATCGCTTTCAGGAAACCGTTTTAACAGCGCTGCGCGACGTGAGTCTCTATCACCGGCTACCTGTTTCGGCTCTTGACTGAATGTGGTTGTACATGAAAATAAACAAATTGAAATGATGATGTAATGTTTCATGCTGTTATTAACCCCAAACGACTCTTCTGGTTTCGTGATTCATTCACATTTTTCAAATCAAAGATGTCTGTTCCCGTGACCAGACGGACAATGTCTGCTAATTTTAATCAGCAATCATACCTGGATAATACATTCTTCACCGGACTTAAGAGCTTGTTGTCTTCTAACAATCCTGTTTTTTTTGCAATATTATTTCAGTGTGAGATAGAATATACTATACACCAGTGTTGAGGACTCAATCATCAGAAGTCCTGTTGATCAAGCTTGTGTCTATTCCGCTCCAGGGTTAAAGCATGTCAGAACAGAATCTCGATTCTGATTTCCAGCAAAAGTCTTCGCTGCCAGTCGACTTTCTGAGATTGCTGATGGTTCTGGCACTCATACTTCTGGCTGGAGCGCTCTCGCAATATTGGCAGGGTGCCATAATTTGCGTGGGCGCCTCCGTCGGCATGTTTCTGGCAGAACGATCTGGTTCCAGTCGCAGGCGGGAATTTCTGTTCCTGCTGGGTATCCCGCTACTGTCTTACTGGCTGGTGCTCATGTCCTCATTCCTGTTGC
The sequence above is a segment of the Gimesia algae genome. Coding sequences within it:
- a CDS encoding endonuclease/exonuclease/phosphatase family protein; the encoded protein is MQRLSSHQLTRCSVLIVISVVCQVSSGQEPTSPDTLDRPLRVLTANIWNYAEPYELRMKLLREQITALQPDVIGFQEAGWKPKEEHQVKQLLRGMNYFIEHESDGADSKERRLLDVAVASRWPLKRKAFHSLPGSGKALAVEIAAPQPIGRLLFVSTFGTARWQFDRELQRERDAVALDRFVREISDPNGFPPIIAGDFDATPDSASIRYLTGLQSLDGHSTHYYDAWKAAGNRDEGNTWSTQNHYAKKTTEQFWRRSDHHRRIDYIFLGSPHHYRGYARVVSTRVVLNQPVGKDWPSDHFGVLAEIATTPKGSEATGIDK
- a CDS encoding VOC family protein, whose translation is MPVDPFHLAFHVRDIAEARAFYGGLLGCSEGRSAETWVDFNFFGHQVVCHLNPTLGPEGKIASHANPVDGHGVPVPHFGVVLTMDRWNSLADRLREQDIEFVIEPYIRFAGQPGEQATMFFLDPSGNALEFKAFKDIETQLFAT
- a CDS encoding polysaccharide lyase 6 family protein encodes the protein MSLVLVMTAWAGIANAEELRVETPSGLKAAAESAQPGDVITIVGADWHHVALKLTLKGTPEKPVTVRSQVAWTGESSLRLYGAHGVLDGFTFKNGSLKSGHVIRVSGSHHRVTGCTIADYNPADIDVRYPWLSLYGHHHRVDHCRLAGKNHSGNMLVVWLVGEGEVGSHRITGNHFVDMARGDGNGFETLRIGTSETSMKSARCVVTENLFENCDGEVELISNKSCDNIYERNTIFGCAGALTLRHGNNCIVRENLILGDGDRHSGGIRVVGAGHQIIGNHIEGVGDRIDGAIALSAGVPDPELHQHAQVQNVLIDGNTLIDNAGEEIVTGHGLGSRSRTLLPENITIKNTRRSGKRLLKQLKPEDVGPDAKQK
- the map gene encoding type I methionyl aminopeptidase, with protein sequence MTIETAKDLRELRKIGRIVAVTLQEMMEQAEPGMTTGELDLVGKVLLESHGARSAPKLTYNFPGYTCISINEEAAHGIPGNRVIQPGDVVNIDVSAEKNGYFADTGGTFVVPPGNPLKDKLIASTQMALTEACHAARAGRPLNGIGKSIQRVANQTGFRIIRNLCSHGVGRGLHEEPGEIPGYFVPGDTRVLHEGLVITIEPFLSTKSRIVTEGNDGWTLAGEAGNLSAQFEHTLVITKGKPVLLTVV
- a CDS encoding alpha/beta hydrolase fold domain-containing protein — protein: MKHYIIISICLFSCTTTFSQEPKQVAGDRDSRRAALLKRFPESDTNKDGVLSARELAAHVKKQQNSPEMQARLKRMLQRFPEADENKDGKLSGEELRKYRAGNQNKGTPRSRRNNAPRVVATVPDVAYGDHPLQRFDLWPVPDARKPTPLVLFIHGGGFRGGDKSLLKRGLVETCHKAGVAVAAMNYRLTDTGPYPMQMHDAARGLQTIRNRAKEWNLDPERVVCFGGSAGAGISLWLAFHDDLADPDSDDPIARQSTRVLAAGAMNGQPTYDIHTFRKWFGVPDLAMGPAMPAFYHIEGEADINKPAVKALMQDASPISHLDSDDRVSVFMTYSRPASKVTRDTESAIWVHHVLLGLKLKAAMDALGLECTVTSPDIPAEKSPYDSLEDFLITKAKGIQAGE
- a CDS encoding TIGR03067 domain-containing protein, whose protein sequence is MKRAHFGYLFRGALALLMSMTTLASADDAKEAAIKKDHKLIEGTWRIKTLEVNGNKADAADATKFTVVNGSDGTWSLHSEGNEVAKGTSTIDPTQKPKTIDFTPTSGQDQGQTMRGIYELKKNTRKLCFAPAGRNRPTEFSSTAENQHILVKFEREKGK